In the genome of Desulfolucanica intricata, the window TTACTTTTTTTTCACCCATTCCGTTAATTAAGCGCAACTGGGCTAAAGTCCTCGGCTGCAGTTCGGCAATTTGCTCCAAAACCCGGTCGTGGAAATAAATACAGGGTGATTTTTGTTCTTCTTTAGATAGTTTTGTCCGGTAATCTTTAAGTGCCGCCAGTATTTTTACAGACAGTTCATCAACAGGTTTGGGTTCATCCGATCTTAATATTATATCTTCCCACACAGGAAGTGTCTTTTTGTTTTCCAATGCCTTATGGCCAAGGGCAGTCAGTGTTACCACCGGGTATTCATCACCCTGTAATGACAAATAACCGTCACCTATAAGCTGGTCAATTAATCTTAAAATTTCCTTAGTTTTATAAAGGTGCATTTTTCCATAGAGGGGGGTTTTATCATAATCATTCTGCAATATATCTTTAGCCCGGGAGCCCCTTAGAATATCTGCCAATTTAGTGCGCCCAACATTCCGCTGCAGCTCTTTAACACATTTTAATATTTCTATGGGCAGTGGGGATTCAATTAAGTTCATCCTTTTGTGCTTTTTACAAATATCACAACAATCTTCAGGTTTATTAAGCATTTCTTCACCAAAATAATTTAAGAGCACTTCCCGGCGGCAGCTGCTGCCTTTAATCCAATTGACAACGGCATTAAGTTTACTTTTACGAAAATTTATTCTTTTTTCTGCTTCTGCCAAAACAGATTTCATTATTGAAGAAGACGGCCGAACAATACCCATTTCCAAAGTTAAACTTTCAGGCTCTCGCTCAATTAACCTGATAACCTGCCTTTTTTCCAGCATACTGATCATTAAGCGCTGCTTTGTTTCGGTAAGATTATACTTTTCCATATACTGAATGGGAATCACTGCCACACCGTTACATATATGTTCTTTCAGACACCGCCAAAAATTTACTAAATCTTCACGCTTAACAGCATCATTATCGATAATCCATTCTTGTAAAATTATATCTTTTGGGGTATAGAGCAGGAAACACCGGGAGGGTAGTCCATCCCGTCCCGCCCGTCCAATTTCCTGATAATAGGCTTCTAAAGAAGATGGCAGGCAATAATGAATAACAAACCGGATATTTCCTTTATCTATACCCATCCCAAAGGCATTGGTAGCAACCACTGTGGTAATTTTCCCCTGAATAAAATCTTCCTGGATCCGGTTACGTTCATCTTTATCTAACCCGGCATGGTAAGCTGCTGATTTAATCCCAAGATGTTTGGTTAGCCAATCTGAAACCCGTTCACTGTCTTTGCGGGTAGCAACATAAATGATGCCGCTCTCTCGCTCATTTTTTATAATCTCTTTTAACAGGGGAAATTTATCCCTTTCTTTGTCGGCCCAATAAATTTCCATATAAAGATTAGGGCGATCACTGCCTCTATGTATAACCCGTGCTTCGGGAATACCCAAGTGCTGCAGTATATCTTTTTGTACTTCCGGTGTTGCCGTAGCTGTTAAGGCCAGGATAGTGGGTCTATGAGCAAGTTTTTGGTAAAATTCTTTAATCACCAGATAATCCGGTCTAAAATCATGCCCCCATTGGGAAAGACAGTGGGCCTCATCAATTACCAGTAAATCCACTTTTATATTGTATAATTGTTCTATAAATCTATTATTACGTAATCTTTCCGGAGCAATATAGACCAGTTTGTATTTGCCCTGCCGCAGACCGGTCATTCTTTTCTGCTGTTCATCAAAATCTATTTGACTGTTGATTAATGTAACCCGGTCCAGTTTTTTAGCCCACAGGGCATCGACCTGGTCTTTCATTAAGGCTACCAGGGGAGATATAACTAAAGTTATTCCGGATTGAATAAAGGCCGGTAACTGGTAGCAAAGTGATTTACCCTGACCGGTAGGCATAACCGTTAGGATATCTTTTTTGGCCAGGACTTCTTTAATAACTTCTCTTTGGCCGGGCCTGAATTCATCAAAGTTAAAATATTTATGTAAGGCGTTTTTTAATTCTGTCATTGTCTTCCCTCCAAAAATACAGTCGGGACAAGAAACTCACTTTACGACTTTCGAGCAGTAATCATTTATCCACAAAAATTAATTAAGCATAAATTCCTGGAGTATTAAAAAGAAAAGAGGCCTTGCCCTTATAGCAAGACCTCTTTTTAATGGTGACCCCACCGGGATTCGAACCCGGGTTACCGCCGTGAAAGGGCGGTGTCTTAGGCCGCTTGACCATGGGGCCAGGTGGTGACCCATGATGGACTCGAACCATCGACACCCTGATTAAAAGTCAGGTGCTCTACCAACTGAGCTAATGGGTCATCCCTCACAACAAATATATTACTATAAGGTAGACAAGCTGTCAATAAAAATTTTTTAACCCGCAGGCATATACCTGCGGGTTTTTCTTTTTAAAATAATTCGTGAACTACAATTGTCTGGGTACGTTTAACTCCTACACCGATAATAGCTATCGGTGCTCCGGCAAGCTCACTGATGCGTTCAAGATAGGCTTTAGCAGTAGCCGGAAGTTCATCATAACTTTGAGCCTGAGAGAT includes:
- a CDS encoding RecQ family ATP-dependent DNA helicase, which gives rise to MTELKNALHKYFNFDEFRPGQREVIKEVLAKKDILTVMPTGQGKSLCYQLPAFIQSGITLVISPLVALMKDQVDALWAKKLDRVTLINSQIDFDEQQKRMTGLRQGKYKLVYIAPERLRNNRFIEQLYNIKVDLLVIDEAHCLSQWGHDFRPDYLVIKEFYQKLAHRPTILALTATATPEVQKDILQHLGIPEARVIHRGSDRPNLYMEIYWADKERDKFPLLKEIIKNERESGIIYVATRKDSERVSDWLTKHLGIKSAAYHAGLDKDERNRIQEDFIQGKITTVVATNAFGMGIDKGNIRFVIHYCLPSSLEAYYQEIGRAGRDGLPSRCFLLYTPKDIILQEWIIDNDAVKREDLVNFWRCLKEHICNGVAVIPIQYMEKYNLTETKQRLMISMLEKRQVIRLIEREPESLTLEMGIVRPSSSIMKSVLAEAEKRINFRKSKLNAVVNWIKGSSCRREVLLNYFGEEMLNKPEDCCDICKKHKRMNLIESPLPIEILKCVKELQRNVGRTKLADILRGSRAKDILQNDYDKTPLYGKMHLYKTKEILRLIDQLIGDGYLSLQGDEYPVVTLTALGHKALENKKTLPVWEDIILRSDEPKPVDELSVKILAALKDYRTKLSKEEQKSPCIYFHDRVLEQIAELQPRTLAQLRLINGMGEKKVTTYGQDILEIISKYTGVKEIQSEEAEAKKIRLSKESILNRVKELYQQGLNIEQITKEISRSQSTVEGYLVQLVAEGRINVDSLVPWSIRKQIYLAMEQVGLARLKRIKEKLPDNISYYQIRLVRAALQKNIEN